From a region of the Sphaerodactylus townsendi isolate TG3544 linkage group LG09, MPM_Stown_v2.3, whole genome shotgun sequence genome:
- the LOC125439396 gene encoding signal transducer and activator of transcription 1-alpha/beta-like, giving the protein MLLRNTLCNDRFTTIAESLQQVRQQIKKLEELEQKYTYESDPITQHKKTLHDRTLGLFKQLIQCSFVVERQPCMPTHLQRPLVLRTGVLFTVKLRLLVKLQELNYKLKVQVVFDKDVNEKNTVKGFRKFNILGTNTKVMNMEESNGSLSAEFRHLQLKEQKNVCRTNEK; this is encoded by the exons ATGCTGTTAAGGAACACTCTTTGTAATGACAGGTTTACTACCATAGCCGAGAGCCTTCAGCAAGTTCGCCAGCAGATTAAAAAACTGGAGGAACTGGAACAGAAGTACACGTATGAGTCGGACCCCATCACGCAGCACAAAAAGACACTTCATGATCGGACGCTGGGCCTCTTCAAACAACTCATCCAGTG TTCCTTCGTGGTTGAAAGACAACCTTGCATGCCCACACATCTTCAGAGACCACTGGTTTTGAGGACTGGGGTGCTATTCACAGTGAAGCTGAG ATTGCTGGTGAAACTGCAGGAGCTGAATTATAAATTGAAAGTGCAGGTTGTCTTTGATAA agaCGTGAATGAGAAGAACACTGTAAAAGG GTTTAGAAAATTTAACATCTTGGGGACGAATACTAAAGTGATGAACATGGAGGAGTCAAACGGCAGTCTGTCAGCAGAATTCAGACATCTG CAATTAAAGGAGCAGAAAAATGTCTGCAGAACTAATGAG AAATGA